In Pirellulales bacterium, the genomic stretch GCGAACGGAGGCGAACCAGCAAAGGCACTATTTCGCCAAACGGTCGCAAGACCCAAACGGCTGACCAAGCAGTCAGCCTACGTCTCGCCATTTTCCTATGTCGGCAGATATGGTGGAATAATCTGAAGATTCCTTTCGATCATTAAAAACTAGCAGCCACGAGGAGAACACCTCGTTGGTTGCCAATCGTCAAATGCTCGCAGGCTTTCCCAAACCACCCAAATCCATTGCGCGAAGATTGGATGGGGTTGGCTACAGAAATGAAGAGAAATGAGACAGCTTAGCACTCAATTGAAATGTTCCGGGCGTCGAATAGTGCGATAATGCATGCACACCAACAGCTTATACGTACGCAGCTTCAACCGTCTTGTAAACAGTCTTGGCCCGGTAGAACCCCAAGCGTTTGTATAGCCTCACTGCGCCAGAGTTTTGAGCGGTAACTTCCAACACGGCACGACGCAAATTCCGCCGCTGAAACCCAATCAGAGCGCGTTGCATCAGGGCCGTTCCTAGACCGAATCCGCGGAATTTTGGCAGTACTCCGAGGTTTTGAATCGAGCCGCTGCCGGTCTTGTCGATCACGCCTTGAACCGTGCCGCAGCAGATTCCCTGGCCGTTTTCACCTGTTTTTGCCACGAGCCATGTCGCATCTGCGAGAAATCCAGCTTTGCCAACGATCTCCGCCATCAACCGCCGACAGCTTGGCATGTCGCTCAGGCACGGAAAAACGTTGGAATCGATCTCGTCACAAAAACTAAGATATTTTGTCTGCGCGTGGACATCCAGCAACTCTGGTTTCCACGGCACAAAATAAAAGTCTCGCGGCAGGCGGATGGCACTGAAATCGCGTCCTCGCAGGTCGATCTCCATCCGGAAGCGTTTGAAATACGACAGGGCCATACGTACGGCGATAGAAGATTGGGTAGCGCACGGAAATTGCCGCTTCGCGATTCCCCACCAGCAATCTACCCGCCAAGTGCGGCACGGTCAACAAAATAGCGGATTTGATATGGGGCCAATCATGGCGTGAGATTCCGCGACCTGATTTAGCGACGCCACTGGACTTCTTGCCTCCTCCGGCCGCCCATTAAAAGGGGGCATGGATTTAGGAGAACTAGAGCGCTGAATCAGCGCCACGCGCAATTTTCTCGATTGTCCGACATATGCCGCCGGACATGCGATGGGTCGAGAGTGCCTGGAAAGCGTGTTTAACGCGCTGCGGCAACGCGACCGATGGATTGCTTGAATTTTTTCCACGTTGAGCTGTTTCGCCATGATTGTCCTTCATCCACGAGAAAGATGTGGATGAAAGCCAACCTTGCGATTTGCGCACTAAAAAAATGCCCGCCATTCATGTCGCCCCGTGTGGTTGGAATTGACTGCCCGCCGACAACACGTTGTTGCAAACTCTGCATGAATCTCTGCATTTCTCGGCAAAATCGGCCCTTGTATGTTCTTCTAAGTTGTTCTACAGTAACGACTTTCGCCCTCTTAGCTCAATTGGCAGAGCAAGTGACTCTTAATCACTAGGTTCAAGGTTCGAGTCCTTGAGGGGGCATCTGTACCTCATCTACTTACGCAATTCTTCGCATTCTTCGGAAAAAACGAGGGGTAGCCTTGTTTCGCGCGAGTCGCTGCGGGTTAAATCGGCTTCACACTGCACCGAATTTTGCAGCGTCTCTTTTGCTTCGTTCGTCCGCCCGCCGGTGGCTCTCTCAAAGTGGGTACCGGTCGTTTGGAGGCAATACTTTCGGGCGACGGCTTGTGAATTCTCGGTCCACTTGCAGACGACGTGAATCGGAAAACCTCCAACCAGTTCCGTTTCCCTCGTGGACCGCAGGTTTTGAAATAATTTAGGCCACGGCATCGGCTTTCCGCTCGCGTTTGCCGGCCAGGTCGATGTCCGTCGGCGTTTCGAGATACTTCTCGGCCCCGTGCCGAAAGGCTTGTGAAACAGGGTAAACTCCGCGATTCGGGCCGAAGGCGTAAGGAATATCGCTGCCGACCTGCGAGAAAATGTCCTCAACGTCCCTCGCCTCCTCACCAGACTTGGCTTTAAAAAAATGTGAAAGACTCTGGGTAAGCTTGCATTGCGTTTGACAGAAGTTTCAATCTACTGAAAAATGTGACGAGGAGCTTTACATCGGCAACGCACTCGTGTCGTGTCTTACCCAGAGTGTCATTCGGTCTAATCCTTGGCCAAGGCCGAACTATGTTGTATTTCAGATTGTTGGTGGCAAGCTTTTTTGCTGTGTCCGCGTTGTTCATCGGGCCGCCAGTCGCTTGCGGAGAAGAACCGCCGCCCGCGACGGTCGGTGTGGCTACGCACGATTCAGCGGACGATCTATCTCCGTCGATTCGCTCGACGATTCGCTTCGCCACGATGTCGCTGCTTAAACGGGCAGGAGCAACGTCGTGTACCAAATACGGATTGTGTTGCGATGAGTCGGCCAACGCCGCAATTGCAGATGCAGCCGTCGATAAGCCCTACGTGATCCTCGTTCACGGCTTCAACTCGACTCCGGAACGGTGTGCGACGCTGCTCAAGCCTATTCACGACGCTGGTTATCGTTGCGGAACAATGCAGTATCCGAACGATCAGTCAATTGTCGATTCAGCCGCGCTGCTTTCGCGGGAGCTGAAAGATTTTGCGAAGCGT encodes the following:
- a CDS encoding GNAT family N-acetyltransferase, encoding MALSYFKRFRMEIDLRGRDFSAIRLPRDFYFVPWKPELLDVHAQTKYLSFCDEIDSNVFPCLSDMPSCRRLMAEIVGKAGFLADATWLVAKTGENGQGICCGTVQGVIDKTGSGSIQNLGVLPKFRGFGLGTALMQRALIGFQRRNLRRAVLEVTAQNSGAVRLYKRLGFYRAKTVYKTVEAAYV